A stretch of the Saccharolobus caldissimus genome encodes the following:
- the soxA gene encoding proton pump complex quinol oxidase subunit SoxA gives MDIKEHAEEIWFIIMLLLVATFFTWNVYYILTGKSFSLRYGLPCFSGLPPEAQEAVKYFESHPPPAGQYSEVVNGILVVNLTVIQYKWIPNVIVANESEPVVLIINSPQVVTGFYLRLPNGIINVNNVPGIPSYVYFVTPNQPGNYTWRDAEYAGYASSYMTGTLEVVQ, from the coding sequence ATGGATATTAAGGAGCATGCAGAGGAAATTTGGTTTATAATTATGTTGTTACTCGTTGCAACATTCTTTACTTGGAATGTATACTATATTCTTACTGGAAAGAGCTTTAGCTTAAGATATGGATTGCCTTGCTTTAGTGGATTACCGCCAGAAGCACAAGAAGCTGTGAAATATTTCGAATCCCACCCACCACCTGCAGGACAATATTCAGAGGTTGTAAATGGTATTTTAGTTGTTAATTTAACCGTAATTCAATACAAATGGATACCAAACGTGATAGTGGCTAATGAAAGCGAACCAGTAGTCCTAATAATAAATTCCCCACAAGTTGTAACTGGATTTTACCTAAGATTGCCTAATGGGATTATAAACGTAAATAACGTCCCTGGTATACCTAGTTACGTATATTTTGTAACTCCTAATCAACCTGGGAATTACACCTGGAGAGATGCTGAATACGCAGGTTATGCTTCATCATATATGACTGGTACTTTAGAGGTGGTACAATGA